A section of the Hevea brasiliensis isolate MT/VB/25A 57/8 chromosome 17, ASM3005281v1, whole genome shotgun sequence genome encodes:
- the LOC110635407 gene encoding nuclear pore complex protein NUP43, giving the protein MAITGLPQPPQIHRVPQFRYVDSIRWLPSISPFQKYLTVAFFDTDSGTPSLEIHSLSSSKTLSLLSSWNPPSRISSLKCTPSLIAASTFSGSLHCFSTAGKSLESVFAEPQISVVGRDFHVGPIGGVDLMEGGSDCVSVGEDGRVNLVKIGVEGYHGKGNCRRVFDGNGLVSYTAVRWASPTEFVTGGCGFGLQWWDLRRPGSAVAQFKDNWDQGTTSGIIHSIDIHPSRKHTCLAGGSAGTVFAWDLRWQQEPIILSGVGTNDAKTHSLSESDVWEVHYDCYMKSASSNTSSSRILPAMICSEDGILAVIEQGEEPLELLAEPCAINSFDINCQNPSDVICSLEWESIAILSRP; this is encoded by the exons ATGGCGATAACGGGCCTCCCTCAACCCCCACAAATCCACAGAGTCCCCCAGTTCAGATACGTAGACTCAATTCGCTGGCTTCCTTCTATCTCCCCATTTCAAAAATACCTCACTGTCGCTTTCTTCGATACCGACAGCGGCACTCCTTCCCTCGAAATTCACTCTCTAAGCTCCTCAAAAACCCTATCTCTACTCTCCTCCTGGAACCCACCTTCCCGCATCTCCTCCCTCAAGTGCACCCCTTCTCTTATCGCCGCCTCCACATTTTCCGGCTCCCTCCACTGCTTCTCCACTGCCGGCAAAAGCCTTGAGTCTGTGTTTGCGGAGCCGCAGATCTCGGTGGTGGGTAGGGACTTTCATGTGGGGCCGATTGGAGGAGTGGATTTAATGGAGGGCGGGAGTGACTGTGTGAGTGTTGGAGAAGATGGGAGGGTGAATTTGGTTAAGATTGGTGTTGAAGGTTATCATGGAAAGGGGAATTGTAGGAGGGTTTTTGATGGGAATGGTTTGGTTTCATATACAGCTGTGAGGTGGGCTTCGCCAACTGAGTTTGTGACCGGTGGGTGTGGTTTTGGGCTTCAATGGTGGGACCTAAGACGGCCTGGTTCTGCTGTTGCTCAGTTCAAGGATAATTG GGATCAGGGAACAACTTCTGGGATCATACACTCCATTGATATTCATCCGTCAAGAAAGCACACGTGTCTA GCAGGAGGTTCTGCAGGTACTGTATTTGCCTGGGATCTGCGCTGGCAACAAGAACCAATTATTCTTTCTGGGGTTGGGACAAATGACGCTAAGACCCATTCATTATCTGAAAGTGATGTTTGGGAGGTTCATTATGACTGCTACATGAAGTCTGCAAGCAGTAATACATCTTCCTCGCGGATATTACCTGCAATGATCTGTTCAGAAGATGGGATCCTTGCCGTTATTGAACAAG GTGAGGAGCCCCTCGAACTCTTGGCTGAACCATGTGCAATCAACAGCTTTGACATCAATTGTCAAAACCCTTCG GATGTGATATGTAGTTTGGAGTGGGAGTCCATAGCCATATTGTCAAGGCCATAA
- the LOC110635406 gene encoding 50S ribosomal protein L35, chloroplastic isoform X1, with product MASSTIFSFNFRFCPLHFPTTARLSYVSAHLSPFNKLNNSPRLSSSHSISGSLSFFSRKPSTISTLTQRLQSLTVTAAKGYKMKTHKASAKRFRVTGGGKIVRRRAGKQHLLAKKNTKRKLRLSKMHLNAEFPWTCGILGFITSQCCAGVNVVD from the exons ATGGCTTCTTCGACCATCTTCTCTTTCAATTTCAGGTTTTGCCCGCTACACTTTCCTACAACAGCCCGACTCTCTTATGTGTCTGCTCACCTCTCGCCCTTCAATAAGTTGAACAACTCACCCAGACTCAGTTCGAGTCATAGCATTTCTGGGTCTCTCTCGTTTTTCTCTCGAAAACCCTCTACTATCTCTACTCTCACTCAGAGACTTCAATCTCTTACAGTCACTGCTGCTAAAGGGTACAAAATGAAAACCCACAAG gctTCTGCGAAAAGATTCAGGGTGACAGGTGGAGGAAAAATAGTTCGGAGGAGAGCTGGGAAGCAGCATTTGCTGGCCAAGAAGAACACCAAGAGGAAATTACGACTCTCCAAAATG CACTTGAATGCAGAGTTTCCATGGACCTGTGGCATCCTAGGATTCATCACATCTCAATGCTGTGCTGGTGTAAATGTTGTAGACTAG
- the LOC110635406 gene encoding 50S ribosomal protein L35, chloroplastic isoform X2, which produces MASSTIFSFNFRFCPLHFPTTARLSYVSAHLSPFNKLNNSPRLSSSHSISGSLSFFSRKPSTISTLTQRLQSLTVTAAKGYKMKTHKASAKRFRVTGGGKIVRRRAGKQHLLAKKNTKRKLRLSKMHPVSRNDYDNVIGALPYLKVNRQAK; this is translated from the exons ATGGCTTCTTCGACCATCTTCTCTTTCAATTTCAGGTTTTGCCCGCTACACTTTCCTACAACAGCCCGACTCTCTTATGTGTCTGCTCACCTCTCGCCCTTCAATAAGTTGAACAACTCACCCAGACTCAGTTCGAGTCATAGCATTTCTGGGTCTCTCTCGTTTTTCTCTCGAAAACCCTCTACTATCTCTACTCTCACTCAGAGACTTCAATCTCTTACAGTCACTGCTGCTAAAGGGTACAAAATGAAAACCCACAAG gctTCTGCGAAAAGATTCAGGGTGACAGGTGGAGGAAAAATAGTTCGGAGGAGAGCTGGGAAGCAGCATTTGCTGGCCAAGAAGAACACCAAGAGGAAATTACGACTCTCCAAAATG CACCCAGTTAGCAGGAATGACTATGATAATGTGATTGGGGCTTTGCCGTATCTGAAAGTAAATAGACAGGCAAAGTAG
- the LOC110635406 gene encoding 50S ribosomal protein L35, chloroplastic isoform X3, with translation MASSTIFSFNFRFCPLHFPTTARLSYVSAHLSPFNKLNNSPRLSSSHSISGSLSFFSRKPSTISTLTQRLQSLTVTAAKGYKMKTHKASAKRFRVTGGGKIVRRRAGKQHLLAKKNTKRKLRLSKMSFHGPVAS, from the exons ATGGCTTCTTCGACCATCTTCTCTTTCAATTTCAGGTTTTGCCCGCTACACTTTCCTACAACAGCCCGACTCTCTTATGTGTCTGCTCACCTCTCGCCCTTCAATAAGTTGAACAACTCACCCAGACTCAGTTCGAGTCATAGCATTTCTGGGTCTCTCTCGTTTTTCTCTCGAAAACCCTCTACTATCTCTACTCTCACTCAGAGACTTCAATCTCTTACAGTCACTGCTGCTAAAGGGTACAAAATGAAAACCCACAAG gctTCTGCGAAAAGATTCAGGGTGACAGGTGGAGGAAAAATAGTTCGGAGGAGAGCTGGGAAGCAGCATTTGCTGGCCAAGAAGAACACCAAGAGGAAATTACGACTCTCCAAAATG AGTTTCCATGGACCTGTGGCATCCTAG